The Capricornis sumatraensis isolate serow.1 chromosome 15, serow.2, whole genome shotgun sequence DNA segment tcaagattgccaggagaaatatcagtaacctcagatatgcagatgacaccacccttatggcagaaagtgaagaggagctaaaaagcctcttgatgaaagtgaaagaggagagtgaaaaagttggcttaaagctcaacattcagaaaacgaagatcatggcatccggtcccatcatttcatgggaaatagatggggaaacagtggaaacagtgtcaaactttattttttggggctccaaaatcactgcagatggtgattgcagccatgaaattaaaagacgcttactccttggaagaaaagttatgaccaacctagatagtatattcaaaagcagagacattactttgccgactaaggtccgtctagtcaaggctatggtttttcctgtggtcatgtatggatgtgagagttggactgtgaagaaggctgagccccgaagaattgatgcgtttgaactgtggtgttggagaagactcttgagagtcccttggactgcaaggagatccaaccagtccattctgaaggagatcagccctgggatttctttggaaggaatgatgctaaagctgaaactccagtactttggccacctcatgcgaagagctgactcattggaaaagactctgatgctgggagggattgagggcaggaggagatggggacaacagaggatgaggtggttggatggcatcaccttctcgatggacgtgagtcagagtgaactccgggagatggtgatggacagggaggcctggcgtgctgcgattcatggggtcgcaaagagttggacacgactgagtgactgaactgaactgaactgtactttaTTGAGGCTTTTAATGGCTAGGtcagatctctcttggtaaatgtcacattgcccTTGAAAATAAGTGGgttgttttcaaatatcttttgatgttgatatctaacataattccacagtgataagagtaCAGACTCtttatgatttcaatacctttggaccatgaaatttttgcaccttgttttacaTCCCTGGGTATATTCCAGTGTCttctagtttatagtctatgggaacttgagtaGAATTTGAACTTGAGTAGTATCCTACTGTTTTATGAAAATttcataaatcttaattatgttaaaTTGGTTTATAGTGCtcttcaggtctactatatcctacctctctgtatattcattctattaattttgagagtttgatatcgaaattctaaaaatcttaatttatctacttaaaaaataattgtaacataTAAAAGTAATTATATTACAGTCATAATTATTTGaactatatgtaaccttgttctgtattttccaagtctcctgtaaatgtgttatcgtacttttataatttaaaaaagaattaaaaaaatcagcTGAGATGTGAAGAAGTATGGAGCTGAGCCCAGACAAAATTATCAACCCACAGAATCACAAATTAAATAAATGGTTATTGTTTCAAACCTCAGCAGTTTTGGTGTGGTTTGTTACCCAGCAGTAGCTAAACAATACAATACCTTGcctactaaaatttaaaaaaatgttcattttaaataaaacttaagaaatagctgagaaaggaaatcACATAGATAAGTGGCTGATTCATGAGGATGACATGGAGGTCCTGAGAGtcttgtggaattttccaggcctgtggtctATTCAGAGAGGCTTCAATATATCAGGGTCTTCAACAGGAGAACAAGTAGGGGCAGTAATGAGATTTACCGATGGTACCATGAAAGGTGCTAAAGGCCATGTAGGACCAGCCACATCTCAACAGACCCAAGTGAAAAGTGCTCAAGGAGCAGGTCAGAGCACCTCTGAAACAGACTCAGACCCCAAGACAGTGCTCAGACCCAAGGCCCACCATTCCATCCAGAAAGAAATTTCAGCTTCCTCTGCACCCAGGACCACctgcagtaggaaaaaaaaagggaagcactgaaaatttgagctttttttcctaaaaaagacTGGGTTAACCTAAGAGAGAATGATGGCAGCATATCAGTGCTTACTCTTCCACATACATGcaaccatatttttattttaattttatagatcAGCAGTGTTCAATGATTGTcctagggtcacacagccagaTCTGGGTAAAGCCACAATCTAAATCTAGACAGTACAGCTAAAGAGGCTATCAGAACATGGAAAAGCCTGGGATTAGTTAGCAAACTTAATTTTTCCTTCCCAATAACGGGCATGATGGAGAAGGGGGTGATTCTTGAGAAAGTTTAGATCAGTTACAGAAAATTAAGATGCCACAAATACAAATTTTTACACAATCTGAGTGTGTTACATTTGGACCCCAGAAAATGGAGCTTTAGAGTGTTGCCCACAATTATACAATTAGGAAGTGAGTCTGTGCCCACCCTCCAATGCCAAAAGGAGGCCACTAGGGGTCTTGATTTATAATCAGTCCTTCTCAAGCAAATGTTACTTCCTCTATTTCCTACATATTATGAATAATGATGGATATGTTTGCCCTTTATATTATGCTAGGCCCTCATGCATATATGTCATATTATTCCTGCACTTAGGAAGGGATTGCtcctgtccccattttacaaatgaggcaaCAAAGCCTTGACAATGACAAGTGACTTTGACAGGTCACACAACCAGGAACAGGCAGACCCaattctctgttttcattttagactttttattttatattggggtatagtcaattaacaatgctgtggtagtttcggttgaacagtgaagggactcagccatacatatacatgcatccattctcccctacaCTACACGCCCATCCAGACTGCTACATGACATTgaacagaattccctgtgctgcaTAGTAAGACCTTGCTGGTTatcagttttaaatatagcagtatgtacatgtccattccaaactccttaactgtcccttccccccagcAGTCATAAATCTGTGTCTCTCTGTTTTGCAAGCTCATCTGTGTCGTTTcttttgagattccacatataagggatgtcatacgatatttcttcttctctagAGGCAGACGCAATTCTTGATCCAAAGTCAGGCTGACTTGAGGCCACACTGTGACAGCCGTGTTCATCTCCCTCCCAGGATGGCAAGGACAGGGTTTGGGATAGGTCATTAAGATTTTGACAGACTGAATACAGGAACTACTGCTCAGATACGAAAGCCGGAAACTCCTCCATTCCCCTTCTTCCTCTTGCATTAGCAGCTTTGTTTTGTTGTAGCGAAAATACTTCCCCAAGTAGTCCTGGCAATGAGAAGCAGAAAAGGCCTTGTATACGGACTCCACTTCAGACTCCAATACCCATCAGACAGTAGAATGGTGGTCAGTCTAGGGGACCACAGGAGGTGGCCTGTGCCCCCTCTGATGCCTACCCTGGCCTGCCTGGCTCACTCACCTCCCTGCTCCTGGCTGCTGGCACTGCTCTTTGTCCTCTCCGGTGAGTAGGATCTGAGACAGAAAAGGATCCACCCCTGGCTGACCCCAGAGACAGGTGCCAGGAGGGGCCTGACCCCTACCAGATGGAGTGGGAGGGAGAAGCTGAGAATATCTCTGATACCAGCAGAACTCAGACCAAGTGTCTGGAGAAGCAGAACTTTTAGGGCAGCACAGGGAAGCCAAGCTCCCAGGCTCTTGGCTCACAACACTATGTTCTGGCTCAGATACTTGTTAGCCCATCTACAAAGAACCACTCTTTGGGAACTTTCTCTAGGGGTGCTATGAGTTATTAAATATTAGTATAAAAATAGTGAGGCTCAGCCCAGGACCGGCTACATAATTTGCCCAGCCCTGTGCGAAATGAAACCTCAGGTCCTTTGTTTCAAAgatattaagaattttaaaacagcaaTAGTAGAGCATTAAGGCAAGCATGAGGCCCTTCTAAGCTTTGGGCCCTGTGCAACTACACAAATCAAACATCCTTAAGTCAGTGGGGCTCCGTAAAATGAGACTAATCCAGGGCCCATCTCATGACTTTGTGTGAGATAATACCTATAAATACCTGACACAATGTAAAGATTTAATAACTATTGGCTACTACTATCATACCCATGTCTCCTCTAAGTCAGGATCAGGCTGATTTAGCTCCTGAGTTTGGGGGCTTCCAGGTACAACTCAGACTTGGAGCCCAGAACCCTTTGATCAACCAGACAAGATGTGTGGCTCTCAGTGGGCTTGTTCTGTCCCCTACCCATCTGGGTCTCTGTCCCAGGCCCTACTGAGATCTAGATTCTGTTCACTGCACTTTGGGTCTCCCGGAATGGTCAGCCCCAAGAGAGGTTTCCTTGAGTAAAGTGTGAGTCATAATTCTTAGTAACTCATTTCACAAATACTTCGAGTGTCCCTTAGGTGTTAGGCACTAGGTTAGGAAATCATATATCTAAACAAATCAgagtaaaatatattcaaaatatttgtgGAAAATAGTGCTTTCTAGCAGACTTCCAAAAGAGAACCCCTTGACAGGGATCGTGAGAACCAGAGCGTGCAGATAGAAAATGGGTGGGACGGAATCCCAGAGCTGTGGGGAAGGGACTAGCCCAGCTTTACAGACAAGGCAGAGACAAAGCATCCCGGACATCTCCCAAAGCCTGTGTGATAACACAGAAGGAGAATCAAGAACAGGGGAGTGAGAAGGGGTGGGAGGCACAGGGCCTTATTCCAGGCTCCAGTTTCCTCTCTGCTGTTTCACTTTCCCAGACTTGCCCCAGCTGGGATAAGAGCCACGAGACTTTCTGAGCCCTCACCTTCTCCGCTGCCTCTTCTACATTAGGTCTCCCCTTCTCATAACACACAGAAGCTTCATCTTCATAAAAtcttaatagctttattgaggtacaaCTGACATAAAGCAAACTGTATGTGTTTAAGGTGTGCAATTTGACACGTTTTGTGGGCATTGGACATGTTTCATGCTTGTGAACTTATCAccaagataatcaagatgatgaATGAATCTAACACTCATAAAAGTTTCCTTGCATCCTTTCCATTCCTCCTCATGCCCAGGCAACTACCTATCTGTCTCCCATCGCTGCCTCCCATCACTACAGTTTAGTTTGCACCTTCTAGAAATTTATACAACAAACATGCAGTACATACCCTTGTTTGCCTGGCTTCTTTTATTCATTGCAATTATCTGAGAGTGATGCATGTTGTTGCACATATCAATAGTCATTTTTTTGTCTATCTACTGTATGGATAAACCATAGTTTGTTTCTCCACTCACTTATTgacagacatttgggttgttcgcAGTTTGGTGTggatatatgctttcatttctcttgggaaaatactaagaataaaatggctggatcatatggcaggtGATTGTGTAACTTTTAAAGACACTGCCTTAAAGTTTTGCAAAGTGATTTACCATATTATATTTTCATCATCAATGTAGGAGAATGACATTTcccccacatccttgccaacatttggtaTGGTCAGCCTCTTCAATTTTAGTCATTCTAAAAAggagtatctcattgtggttttaatttgcaatatACAGTTGGATCTTACATTTTTTGTCCAATGTGACAGTTTCTAACTTTTCTGGGAATAtttagaccatttacatttaaaataatttttggtaTGATTGGGTTTAAATCTGTTAACTTCTTATCTGTCCTACTTGTTCTTTGTTCCCTTTcgcttctttttctgtcttcatttggtaatttaatacttttataatgctattttctctcttttattggcttattagctatgattttattttgtaatttagtGATTGCTTTAGGGTTTACAATATATTAATACCTCTTTACCAACATCTACcttaagtgatatcataccaTTTCACATATAGTATGAGAACCTTATGATGGTATACTAACATTCTCCCCACCTCAATCATTATTCTATTGTTACCTTAACTTCACTTATACATGCGTTATAAGCCTCACTCTAGAATTGTTTGGGGACcttgtttttcagatttgctACGTGGGAGAGAGCACTTCTCTCTAGGCAGAGTACTCTCTTCTGTGTAGTCTACCCATGACCCTGTTGATCAGGAGTTTTTCCAGTTTTGCAGATGGGAACAGGCATTATTCTCAGTGCTTTGCTGAGTGATGGGCACGATTTAGTGCATATGTGTGAGGAAACTACTGAGGGCAGGGAAATGAGCACCAGCAGGAATTAGAGGACGAGGTCTCACCACTCATATAGTGGTGTTTGGGGTGAGTATTGCTGGACTTCCTGGAACTAAGGATGCCAAGGACACACAGAATCCCTAGGACTGAACATGGGATGTCCCTTGGTCACAACTGTGAGGCAGTTCTTAGTGGCTAATGGCACATACCTCACTGAAGATGAGAGGGAAATGAATTTTGAATTCTGTAACCCTTCCCCAGATCCTCTTAGAAGGGAATCTTTGCTCCACCTTTCTACTCCCCTCCTGCACTGAAAACTAAGAAACACCATGATACAAACTTAAGACCTGGAATGAGACTGAGTTATTCCCAAGGCTTGATGAAAGCACAGATGAAGGGAAACTCGGAGAGCAAAGCTGATGACCTCATGGTGAGCTTATTACTTATAAGTTCTCCATTTTATagccctgctctctctctctctctctccagccagCTGCTtcacctcctctttcacttccctcTCCAACAACACCCCTCGAATGTTCTAAGCAATTGTTCTTGACCAGTTAATGGCTGGTTTATGTTAAGTTTGCCTCTTAGGACTCCAAGTTCCTCAAGCTCTGCACGAAACCTTTTTTCCTCTGTTGCAGGAGTTTCTGAGCAGAGCAAGGGGAGTAAATGGCAGGTGCTGCAGCCCGAGGGCCCCATGCTGGTGGCAGAAGGGGAGACACTCCTGCTGAGATGTACAGTAGTCGGCTCCTGCACTGATGACATGATAAAGTGGGTCAAGGTGAGCAACCGGGACCAGCAAGAAATTTACAACTTCAAGCGTGGCTTCTTCCCCGGGGTGACGCCTATGATCCAGAAGACGCTGGAGCCGCTTAATTGCGACTATTCCATCTATATCCACAATGTCACCAGGAAACATGTTGGAACCTATCACTGTGTGAGATCTGCTGGCTCAAGTGAGCACTCAGGAAAGATGCTGGATGGAGGCACCTCTGTGCTTGTGAAGGGTGAGTATCAGGCCCTGTAGGTCACAACTTCTGCTCTGATCTATCTCCCTTTACCCGCATCATTCACCTTTACCCACAATCATGCTCTGCTCGCAAAACCTCAGTGACCTACAACAATTCGTATGCCTCAGTCACACATTTATGGGCAGCTGGGCTAGTTCTATTCTGCATGTCTTATTCCAGGGCCCAGAATGGCCAGAGTACATATTTCTCATGGAGATAACAGAAGCACAGAGGGAAAGTCCCAACCCCTTAAGCACATTTCAAGCTTCTAGTTGTGTGTCTGCTGTTAATAACAAATAGCCCATTggctaaagcaagtcacatggctaaGGTCAAAGGTAAGAGGCAAGGAAGTATACCCAACCACTGTGAGGCCACGGTAAGAGTTTGGATATGCCACGCTATCAGAGGAGAGTCAAGAACTGGGGCTGATCATTTAATCCCCAAGTAACCAGTCATGCCATCTCTAAGTCCACCAGTGGTGACCTGGACACCCATATGGTCTGTCATTCAATAGGAATGTGTTCTTAACTTAGTCATTTCAGGTCAACATCCTTCAAGTGTTTAATTTGTGAAATAGGCGATATAATTCCTATTTCAAAGGATATTCAGGTGATGAaatagaagaattgatgtttgtgAAACCCCTGTAAATTGTTGACTTGGagggtatctgtgtgtgtgtgtgtcagggtagggggtggaggtggggggttcATTTTATCTTAATGCAAACATCTCAGAAACCCTTCTCTGGCTCCTTCCAAGCTTCTCTTGGTCCTGCAGGCTTCTGGGTTTTCAACCTCAGAAGAATTTCCTAAGCCACCTCCACCACCAGACTGAGAACTCTAGGGCACAGCATTTATGTTTTGCTGAGCTTTCTTTTCCCCAGTCCTAGCatcagcacatagtaggtactgaGAACTTCTTTACTGAGTAAATCAGCTATTGAACAATGAGGGAATGTGGGAGGGAGTAGCTGAGTGAAAAAAacaggggaaggaaagggaggaaatcagtgaactgtggagggagagagagaacaatAAAGTCCTCTCTTTGGATTCAGGACCTGGGAGCACAGGGCCAGACCTCTGGATCATCCAACCCCAGGAATTGGTGTTGGCAACCCCTGGAGACACCGTCTTTCTGAATTGCACAGTGCTTGGAGTTGGTCCCCCAGGACCCATCAGGTGGTTTCGGGGGACTGGTCTGAGCCGGGAGGCCATCTACAACTTTAGAGGCATCTCCTACTCGAACGTGACTGCGGTCCAGGCCTCCAACAATGATTTCAGCATTCTTCTGCGTGGCATCTCCACTGAGCATGCAGGAACTTACTATTGTGTAAAGTTTCAGAGTAAACTCAACAGGCAGTACCTATCCGGACAGGGCACCAGGTTGAGAGTCAAAGGTGAGACAGGTAGTCttggaggtggtgggggacagaggGAGGTGGTCCACCAGGAAATTTTTACTGTGTTGCAAGCTCTTTTTAGCCTCAAAGTCATTTACATAGGCTATTAatgctttctccttttctatgGAGAAtttctactcatccttcaaggccCAGCATAAATGGCCCCTCCTCTGTGAagtcttctccttctcccaggCAGAGTTGATTTCTCCCCATTCTGGGCTCCACAGAGCTTTGTACAGACTCTCAATGATTCAACAAACATGCATGCGTGCCTCTGATGGCCACACACTGGGTGCTGCAGATACAGAAATGGAGCAGGCCTTGTCCCTATTCCAGAGATGCTCAACCAGGTCTGACTAGCCCTTCATAGTTACTGGGCTTGACTTCTAGTCCCTATCCCAGGCAGAAACTCACAGGCTCATCTCCCCAGCTACTAACACAGGGGCTCAGGAAATGGAGAGATAGAAAGAAAGGGGAATGTGAGACCACTTCTCTTCCTTGCAGCAAATCACACTTCTCGCAGAGAGTCAGAATTCACCAAGAAACATACAACCAAGGTATTTCCATCAGGTGAGTATACCTACCTCCAGTGGCATTAACCAGTCCCCCACAGGTAAGTGGGGCCAGAGAGGGCTTGGGCATGCGAGATGAGCAGCCCCAGACTTCTAGGGCCCTCCTGCCGCAAAGATGGTTCCCATGACTCCATCTCAACTGCACAAACAGAACCCAGAGAACCAGAGCAAAGTTCAATCAAAGGAAGTACTTTCCAACACTCAGTGCGAACTGCTCAGTGGGCAGTCTTGCTGCGAGGTCTTGAGCTCCCCCTGAGTCAGAACAAGGATACACTATGGAGCTGTGCAGAACAGAGCTGGAGAACATGGTTTTGCAGCCAGGCTCCCTGGATTGAGCACCTTTCTAGCTCTTTGAGTCTCTGGTGTCCTGCTCTGTGATctgggaggggaaagggagacaAAAGTCAGAGAGCCTACCTCACGGAACTATATACAGATCCAGTGAACTGGGCCTATCACATCGCCTCAAGGGCACTTGATAATTGGCGGATGAACTTGGGATAGAGGTGGCCAGGTTAGCTTCCCAGATGCTCAGCCCTGTTCCTGCTATCCTTGGGAGCCAGACCACTTGGTCCCATCACTACTTTGACACATGTGGCCTTGAGCAAATCACTCCCCCACTCtgggtctgtttcctcatctatacaaATTGGATTGTTATCCTACTTTGCAAGATTAGTTTGAGGATTATATAAGGCATTTAGGAAATGCTTAGCTCTGGCCCTGGGACAGAGGAGTTGAGCAGcaaaaaatgaaagacattttcTATTGTTATCAGAGGTCAGGGATGCTGTCAAGATGATTGAGGGTACAAGTAGGATACTGGGCAAAGGCTCTTTGAGCCTGAAACAGGAGGAAGGGAGGTCTATAATCTCTTTAGCTGTAGAAGGGATATGGCCCCACAGGCTATACAGAAGCTAGGCTCAGCTTCACCATAGGGGCACTGAGTTGTGGGTTGTTGGGGGCTCACCCGGGGTCCTTCTTGAGCTTTCCTCTGTGTTCCCCAGGGCTCCTGTCTGTCCTCACACTTGCAGTCCTGGGACTGAAAACAGTGACCTTGGCTGCAGTCTTACTGGCCCTGATTATCTGCTGGAGAAGCCCTTGACAAGAAGACATCAGAACTCCAGGCCCAGAAGTGGTGTGCTCATCTTAGCATGGGTACATGGATGACTGGTCAGCCCTAGAGTGGGTCCCCTAAGTGAAGGCCCAGGAATCCCTGATCATTTCTCTGCCTCCCAGCTGCCCAGCTGCCAGCTGCACTACCAGCTGCCTTCAAGCCTCACGATGAACTCCAGGATCCTGATTCCTGTTCACCTGGTGAAATTCTCTATTTGGCACTGGGCTCCCCTCTGTTTACTTTTGTCTCACTGTATTTcactgtttgctgaacccagggtagaCAAGGTgcgag contains these protein-coding regions:
- the SIRPB2 gene encoding LOW QUALITY PROTEIN: signal-regulatory protein beta-2 (The sequence of the model RefSeq protein was modified relative to this genomic sequence to represent the inferred CDS: substituted 1 base at 1 genomic stop codon), giving the protein MVVSLGDHRRWPVPPLMPTLACLAHSPPCSWLLALLFVLSGVSEQSKGSKWQVLQPEGPMLVAEGETLLLRCTVVGSCTDDMIKWVKVSNRDQQEIYNFKRGFFPGVTPMIQKTLEPLNCDYSIYIHNVTRKHVGTYHCVRSAGSSEHSGKMLDGGTSVLVKGPGSTGPDLWIIQPQELVLATPGDTVFLNCTVLGVGPPGPIRWFRGTGLSREAIYNFRGISYSNVTAVQASNNDFSILLRGISTEHAGTYYCVKFQSKLNRQYLSGQGTRLRVKANHTSRRESEFTKKHTTKVFPSGLLSVLTLAVLGLKTVTLAAVLLALIICWRSPXQEDIRTPGPEVLPSCQLHYQLPSSLTMNSRILIPVHLLLSVDVENQQLQQQHMT